A stretch of Cryptococcus neoformans var. neoformans JEC21 chromosome 10 sequence DNA encodes these proteins:
- a CDS encoding expressed protein produces MSEVTLKELITAASPASLFEWLNPHLDRGMKYVYPKYLLPLFFGTHLLVFSAVNIFHPYLYKEEIPHFNQVSHYARGDFEYHDENIHTPTLWHYVISIPFYLLGITPTLSALRLTCLFQALLLPTVLTIILTPTPFPTPFFLRRFVNAFCQPKEYAVAMGLNSIGVLMISRFTPGISCLLGLLVLWRSVAKRRYWIGAGVAAVVGIMRAGVMVWTVFVLGWVAWEIAVTDRERKQRAYSYYPYLFTLVIWWFVWRQQNIPLDWSGFGDLYPLMLLTHPMFPVLAPYSPLLLRKHLRWTLLWAFATLCTYVVSDNTPSRAGATIDQCLPLIILRLFLLFIGGKPEKSAPEAEKEDGDEQRARAAGRGLEAREQVKGDTSSEERRPPQTAGTAEEGHRRGQGSQQQNMGRIEIGWYTLINLVAGSLLLVIDTQSNRHGH; encoded by the exons ATGTCCGAGGTAACGCTTAAAGAGTTAATAACAGCAGCTTCACCTGCATCCCTATTTGAATGGCTCAACCCGCACTTGGATCGCGGTATGAAATATGTCTACCCCAAGTATCTCTTGCCATTGTTCTTTGGAACTCACTTACTCGTCTTCTCTGCCGTAAATATTTTCCATCCGTACCTGTACAAA GAGGAGATTCCTCATTTCAATCAGGTGTCACATTACGCCCGAGGTGATTTTGAATATCATGACGAGAATATTCATACTCCAACTCTATG GCACTACGTAATATCCATCCCATTCTACCTCCTTGGTATCACCCCGACTCTATCTGCTCTCCGCCTCACATGCCTTTTCCAagcccttctccttcctaCAGTCCTCACAATCATACTCACCCCTACCCCTTTCCCAACCCCATTTTTCCTACGTCGTTTCGTCAATGCGTTCTGCCAGCCCAAAGAATACGCTGTCGCGATGGGACTCAATTCCATTGGTGTCTTGATGATATCGAGGTTCACGCCCGGAATCAGCTGCCTACTCGGACTTCTGGTCCTGTGGAGATCTGTGGCGAAAAGGAGATATTGGATAGGGGCGGGGGTGGCAGCGGTTGTAGGGATAATGAGAGCCGGGGTCATGGTTTGGACTGTTTTTGTTCTTGGATGGGTAGCTTGGGAAA TTGCTGTGACTGAcagggaaagaaaacaaaGAGCTTATAGCTATTACCCATATCTGTTTACGCTAGTCATATGGTGGTTTGTATGGCGCCAACAAAACATTCCATTGG ACTGGTCTGGGTTTGGTGACCTTTATCCTTTGATGCTACTCACGCACCCTATGTTTCCCGTCTTGGCGCCATATAGCCCTC TCTTACTGAGGAAACACCTCCGATGGACCCTTCTTTGGGCCTTTGCAACCCTCTGCACATACGTCGTTTCGGATAATACCCCGAGCAGAGCAGGTGCTACCATTGATCAATGCCTtcccctcatcatcctgcGCCTGTTTCTACTTTTCATTGGTGGTAAGCCTGAGAAGTCTGCTCCGGAggctgaaaaggaggatggggatgaaCAGCGTGCGAGGGCTGCAGGTCGAGGGTTGGAAGCTCGAGAGCAGGTCAAAGGCGATACATCCTCGGAGGAAAGACGGCCGCCGCAGACAGCAGGGACCGCAGAGGAGGGCCATAGGAGAGGACAAGGATCGCAGCAGCAAAATATGGGACGGATAGAGATTGGGTGGTATACCTTGATTAATCTTGTAGCAggctctcttcttctcgtcatAGACACACAGAGCAATAGACATGGACACTAG
- a CDS encoding expressed protein: MSEVTLKELITAASPASLFEWLNPHLDRGMKYVYPKYLLPLFFGTHLLVFSAVSHYARGDFEYHDENIHTPTLWHYVISIPFYLLGITPTLSALRLTCLFQALLLPTVLTIILTPTPFPTPFFLRRFVNAFCQPKEYAVAMGLNSIGVLMISRFTPGISCLLGLLVLWRSVAKRRYWIGAGVAAVVGIMRAGVMVWTVFVLGWVAWEIAVTDRERKQRAYSYYPYLFTLVIWWFVWRQQNIPLDWSGFGDLYPLMLLTHPMFPVLAPYSPLLLRKHLRWTLLWAFATLCTYVVSDNTPSRAGATIDQCLPLIILRLFLLFIGGKPEKSAPEAEKEDGDEQRARAAGRGLEAREQVKGDTSSEERRPPQTAGTAEEGHRRGQGSQQQNMGRIEIGWYTLINLVAGSLLLVIDTQSNRHGH, translated from the exons ATGTCCGAGGTAACGCTTAAAGAGTTAATAACAGCAGCTTCACCTGCATCCCTATTTGAATGGCTCAACCCGCACTTGGATCGCGGTATGAAATATGTCTACCCCAAGTATCTCTTGCCATTGTTCTTTGGAACTCACTTACTCGTCTTCTCTGCC GTGTCACATTACGCCCGAGGTGATTTTGAATATCATGACGAGAATATTCATACTCCAACTCTATG GCACTACGTAATATCCATCCCATTCTACCTCCTTGGTATCACCCCGACTCTATCTGCTCTCCGCCTCACATGCCTTTTCCAagcccttctccttcctaCAGTCCTCACAATCATACTCACCCCTACCCCTTTCCCAACCCCATTTTTCCTACGTCGTTTCGTCAATGCGTTCTGCCAGCCCAAAGAATACGCTGTCGCGATGGGACTCAATTCCATTGGTGTCTTGATGATATCGAGGTTCACGCCCGGAATCAGCTGCCTACTCGGACTTCTGGTCCTGTGGAGATCTGTGGCGAAAAGGAGATATTGGATAGGGGCGGGGGTGGCAGCGGTTGTAGGGATAATGAGAGCCGGGGTCATGGTTTGGACTGTTTTTGTTCTTGGATGGGTAGCTTGGGAAA TTGCTGTGACTGAcagggaaagaaaacaaaGAGCTTATAGCTATTACCCATATCTGTTTACGCTAGTCATATGGTGGTTTGTATGGCGCCAACAAAACATTCCATTGG ACTGGTCTGGGTTTGGTGACCTTTATCCTTTGATGCTACTCACGCACCCTATGTTTCCCGTCTTGGCGCCATATAGCCCTC TCTTACTGAGGAAACACCTCCGATGGACCCTTCTTTGGGCCTTTGCAACCCTCTGCACATACGTCGTTTCGGATAATACCCCGAGCAGAGCAGGTGCTACCATTGATCAATGCCTtcccctcatcatcctgcGCCTGTTTCTACTTTTCATTGGTGGTAAGCCTGAGAAGTCTGCTCCGGAggctgaaaaggaggatggggatgaaCAGCGTGCGAGGGCTGCAGGTCGAGGGTTGGAAGCTCGAGAGCAGGTCAAAGGCGATACATCCTCGGAGGAAAGACGGCCGCCGCAGACAGCAGGGACCGCAGAGGAGGGCCATAGGAGAGGACAAGGATCGCAGCAGCAAAATATGGGACGGATAGAGATTGGGTGGTATACCTTGATTAATCTTGTAGCAggctctcttcttctcgtcatAGACACACAGAGCAATAGACATGGACACTAG
- a CDS encoding ribosomal protein S18, putative, which produces MSFAPLEAHQQFQHILRLLNTNVKGGGKIMYALTEIKGVGRRYANLVCKKADVDLNKRAGELNSDELERIVTIMQNPAQFKIPSWFLNRQRDISDGKSQHILSNVIDQRLREDLERLKKIRTHRGLRHHWGLKVRGQHTKTTGRRVGRAVAGKKK; this is translated from the exons ATGTCCTTCGCTCCCCTCGAGGCCCACCAGCAATTCCAG CACATCTTGCGTCTCCTTAACACCAACGTTAAGGGTGGCGGTAAGATCATGTACGCTCTTACTGAGATCAAGGGTGTCGGTCGACGATACGCCAACTTGGTCTGCAAGAAGGCCGATGTCGACCTCAACAAGAG GGCTGGTGAGCTCAACTCCGACGAGCTCGAGCGAATCGTCACCATCATGCAGAACCCCGCCCAGTTCAAGATCCCCTCTTGGTTCCTTAACAGGCAGCGAGACATCTCCGACGGCAAGAGCCAGcacatcctctccaacGTTATCGACCAGCGTCTCCGTGAGGACCTCgagaggttgaagaagatcagGACCCACCGAGGTCTCCGACACCACTGGGGTCTTAAGGTCAGGGGTCAGCACACCAAGACCAC TGGTCGTCGTGTTGGCAGGGCCGTCGccggcaagaagaagtaa